Proteins from a genomic interval of Tolypothrix sp. NIES-4075:
- a CDS encoding WD40 repeat domain-containing protein yields the protein MNPLTANSKEFEQHFSGTLSDYVTAIAWSPNSTTFAATSAAGEVALWLDGDLAILQAGNGESLNCVAFSPDGQYLAVGGQDGRVKIWRKSELIATLENAPAWVDKLAWSHTSNLLAFSLGRYVQVWDADLGEAVITLNFENSSVLGIDWRSDGQYLAVSGYHGVKVWNSQDWDEEPYFLEMPTVSVAMAWSPDGKFLASGNMDRSVTVLEWDNPDPWVMRGFPGKIRHLAWSEATTQVGAPILASSSVEGIVAWEKLEDEALGWEATVLTNHVDVIQAIAFAPSSFILASAASDGWLCLWNKAKQVSQVLTGASAGFSCLAWHPQGKLLAAGGENGELFVWSKVALGQGFGQS from the coding sequence ATGAACCCCCTAACCGCCAATTCCAAAGAATTCGAGCAGCACTTTTCCGGGACGCTTTCAGATTATGTGACAGCGATCGCTTGGTCGCCAAATAGTACAACTTTCGCTGCAACCTCCGCTGCTGGGGAAGTCGCGCTTTGGCTTGATGGCGATTTAGCAATTCTCCAAGCTGGTAACGGTGAATCACTAAACTGTGTAGCCTTTTCACCAGATGGGCAATATTTAGCCGTTGGGGGACAAGATGGAAGGGTGAAAATTTGGCGGAAAAGTGAGTTAATTGCTACTTTGGAAAATGCCCCCGCTTGGGTTGACAAGCTGGCTTGGAGTCATACTAGCAATCTGTTAGCTTTTAGTTTGGGGCGTTACGTACAAGTGTGGGATGCCGACTTAGGGGAAGCAGTTATCACGCTAAATTTTGAAAATTCCTCAGTATTGGGTATTGATTGGCGAAGTGATGGACAATACTTAGCTGTTAGCGGTTATCACGGTGTAAAAGTATGGAATTCTCAAGATTGGGATGAGGAACCATACTTTTTGGAAATGCCTACAGTTAGTGTAGCTATGGCTTGGTCGCCCGATGGTAAATTTCTGGCTTCTGGCAACATGGATCGCAGCGTCACCGTGTTGGAATGGGATAATCCCGACCCTTGGGTAATGCGTGGTTTTCCTGGTAAAATTCGCCATTTAGCATGGTCAGAAGCTACCACCCAAGTAGGTGCGCCGATTTTGGCTTCTTCCAGCGTTGAAGGAATTGTAGCCTGGGAAAAGCTGGAGGATGAAGCTTTGGGATGGGAAGCAACAGTATTAACAAATCATGTGGATGTCATTCAGGCGATCGCTTTTGCACCCAGCAGCTTTATTCTCGCTTCCGCTGCTAGTGATGGCTGGCTGTGTTTGTGGAACAAAGCCAAGCAAGTATCGCAAGTTCTTACAGGTGCATCAGCAGGCTTTTCTTGCCTAGCTTGGCATCCCCAAGGCAAATTACTTGCTGCTGGTGGCGAAAATGGCGAATTATTCGTTTGGTCAAAAGTTGCGCTGGGTCAAGGATTTGGGCAAAGTTAA
- a CDS encoding metal ABC transporter solute-binding protein, Zn/Mn family, translating to MSKTIPSTNSLRIAFLVLAIGLVGCNQNTNTAFTQTSTRNNNLPQVVATTSVLCDLTRQVAGNSVNLTCLIPPGADPHVYQPKQEDREAMQRALLILYNGYNLEPSLIRLIKASKNRTPKIAVGQVAVPKPQQFQQGKKVNDPHVWHNVKNAIAMVDVISRNLEKVSPENAALYSSNARQIKSELTQLDSWVKSRITTIPANQRELVTIHNAMGYYASSYGLSLKGTLSGISTEGKPTDARVKSLVNNIKQARVPTIFAETTINPNLIESVARQARVKVSQRELFTDSLGEPGSEGETYQKMMTANTRTIVEGLGGTYLIFVPKAR from the coding sequence ATGTCAAAAACAATACCATCAACTAATTCCTTGCGAATAGCTTTTCTTGTTCTAGCGATTGGATTGGTTGGGTGTAATCAAAATACAAACACCGCTTTCACGCAAACCAGTACCAGAAATAATAATTTGCCTCAAGTAGTAGCGACTACAAGCGTACTGTGTGATTTAACGAGACAGGTAGCGGGAAACTCAGTTAATCTGACTTGCTTGATTCCCCCAGGAGCAGATCCGCACGTTTATCAACCTAAGCAGGAAGATCGGGAAGCGATGCAGAGGGCACTGCTTATTTTATACAACGGTTACAATCTGGAACCGAGTTTGATTAGATTGATTAAAGCTAGTAAAAACCGAACACCGAAAATTGCAGTCGGTCAAGTTGCGGTTCCCAAACCACAACAGTTTCAGCAAGGTAAGAAAGTAAACGATCCTCACGTTTGGCATAATGTCAAAAATGCGATCGCAATGGTGGATGTCATCAGCCGCAACCTAGAAAAAGTCTCACCAGAAAACGCAGCGCTTTATAGCAGTAATGCCCGACAAATCAAAAGTGAACTAACTCAGCTCGATAGTTGGGTAAAGTCAAGAATTACAACTATTCCTGCCAATCAACGCGAATTAGTTACCATTCATAATGCAATGGGTTATTATGCTTCTTCTTACGGACTTTCATTAAAAGGCACTTTGTCAGGCATCAGCACCGAAGGAAAACCTACAGATGCGCGTGTCAAAAGCTTAGTGAATAATATCAAGCAGGCGAGAGTGCCGACAATTTTTGCCGAAACAACAATTAACCCGAATTTAATTGAGTCTGTAGCAAGACAAGCGAGAGTCAAAGTTTCCCAAAGGGAACTTTTTACCGATAGTTTGGGTGAACCAGGAAGCGAGGGAGAAACCTACCAGAAAATGATGACGGCAAATACCCGCACAATTGTCGAAGGATTGGGAGGAACTTACTTGATATTTGTACCGAAAGCTAGATAG
- a CDS encoding caspase family protein has protein sequence MANHWAIAIGINQYQFFQPLGCAQADAEAVLDFFVTQAGFSSQQCLLMTDTSPPIGNRSTYPSKENILVLLEDLLANFWQPQDYVWLFFSGYGVNYNGNDYLMPQEGNPAQVLHSGIQVRSLMQSLQFANLNVVLVFDINRTFGAQGNTPVGKETLDLAQELQIATILSCQSEQFSYESNELGHGIFTEALLAALHSGHGSSLTELKNYLSLRTPEFSQHYWRPTQNPVVIIPSKPQQILPYQTQTSDSDEASIFPTEEIFAVAVSAPSLQENSFTDSAQLQQVPLEPLSWKEAPTITSISRSFGGGQATSEDISTLDSLPTTTGRRFIPSPEPYVSQLSPSNTTNFPQKRRRYARLWKQLVLWGVGTTMLLTSIVLICVRNKPGFRFAEILPKASNTANSDINVVKTPDVRSISQTTAPVRPKNQPNSQTAFISKSQQRNQAVLDLAKKSLRLTQASDLRMAILTARKIKAGEPLYDQAQENIKIWSQMILDLAEGRAKQKQYSSAIKAAALITKSEPFYPKAQAAINQWRLEAKQYVSNTTVLDAANGLIQPGQASTYNRAIEVAKKVSPGQPGFDEAQKSMNKWSQIILSLAKRRAAKGEFKTAIETALLVPEVTAPYEEAQTAIQKWRKK, from the coding sequence ATGGCAAATCATTGGGCGATCGCTATAGGCATCAATCAATATCAATTTTTTCAGCCTTTAGGTTGTGCTCAAGCAGATGCTGAGGCAGTCTTAGATTTTTTCGTTACACAAGCGGGTTTTTCGTCGCAACAGTGTTTGTTGATGACAGATACTTCGCCACCTATTGGCAATAGATCGACCTATCCGAGCAAAGAAAATATTCTCGTTTTGCTTGAGGATTTGCTAGCCAATTTTTGGCAACCGCAAGATTACGTATGGTTATTCTTTAGCGGTTACGGAGTTAATTACAACGGCAACGATTATTTAATGCCACAAGAAGGAAATCCCGCTCAGGTGCTTCATAGTGGAATACAAGTGCGATCGCTGATGCAAAGTCTGCAATTTGCGAACTTGAATGTTGTACTAGTGTTCGATATCAACCGCACTTTTGGCGCTCAAGGAAATACTCCCGTTGGAAAAGAAACTTTAGACTTAGCACAAGAACTACAAATTGCCACAATTCTTTCTTGTCAAAGCGAGCAATTCTCTTACGAAAGTAACGAACTCGGTCACGGAATTTTTACCGAAGCGTTGTTAGCAGCTTTGCATTCCGGTCATGGTAGCAGCTTAACAGAGTTAAAAAATTATTTGAGCCTCCGCACGCCAGAATTTTCTCAACACTACTGGCGTCCGACACAAAATCCTGTTGTGATTATTCCATCAAAACCGCAACAAATCTTACCTTACCAAACTCAGACAAGCGACAGTGACGAAGCCTCAATTTTTCCTACAGAAGAAATCTTTGCTGTTGCTGTTTCAGCTCCCTCGCTCCAAGAAAATTCTTTCACAGATTCGGCTCAGTTACAACAAGTTCCACTTGAGCCACTAAGCTGGAAAGAAGCGCCAACTATAACTTCTATATCACGCAGCTTCGGAGGAGGTCAAGCAACGTCAGAGGATATTTCTACCCTGGATTCGCTACCGACGACTACAGGTAGAAGATTTATTCCTTCACCTGAACCCTACGTCTCTCAATTATCCCCTTCTAACACAACCAACTTTCCCCAAAAAAGAAGGAGATATGCTCGATTGTGGAAACAGCTTGTATTGTGGGGTGTCGGCACCACAATGCTACTAACTTCAATCGTGCTAATTTGTGTCCGCAATAAGCCAGGATTTAGATTTGCGGAAATATTGCCAAAAGCATCTAATACTGCCAATAGTGATATAAATGTGGTCAAAACACCAGATGTCCGCTCTATTTCCCAAACAACCGCTCCAGTTAGACCAAAAAATCAACCAAATTCGCAAACAGCTTTCATTTCTAAATCACAACAGCGAAACCAAGCTGTATTAGACTTGGCGAAAAAGTCGCTAAGACTTACTCAAGCTAGCGACTTAAGAATGGCAATTCTGACTGCTCGGAAAATCAAAGCTGGTGAACCGCTTTACGATCAAGCTCAGGAGAATATTAAGATTTGGAGCCAGATGATTTTAGATTTAGCGGAGGGTCGAGCCAAGCAAAAACAATATAGCAGTGCGATCAAAGCAGCTGCATTAATCACCAAAAGCGAGCCGTTTTATCCCAAGGCTCAAGCTGCAATTAATCAATGGCGGTTAGAAGCAAAGCAGTATGTTAGTAATACCACCGTTTTAGACGCAGCTAACGGCTTAATTCAGCCCGGACAAGCATCTACTTATAATCGAGCGATCGAAGTAGCGAAGAAAGTATCACCCGGTCAACCGGGCTTCGATGAAGCGCAAAAATCGATGAATAAATGGAGTCAAATAATTTTATCTCTTGCCAAAAGGCGTGCCGCTAAAGGCGAATTCAAAACCGCAATTGAAACCGCTCTTTTAGTTCCAGAGGTAACAGCTCCTTACGAAGAAGCTCAAACAGCGATTCAAAAATGGCGAAAAAAATAA
- a CDS encoding Mo-dependent nitrogenase C-terminal domain-containing protein, which translates to MKVFHSTTPKIFLASWVSLNPANASNTNVTALYSRSSEPDRDILQPLRLWIDNIKVSDRAFAHRLCKLIPAQCPFERDVKLFGKTLFHIPPMCKLNPLYEEVVGLRFRALCYLADDCSEDISQYC; encoded by the coding sequence ATGAAGGTATTTCATAGTACCACGCCAAAGATTTTTTTAGCAAGCTGGGTATCGTTAAATCCCGCAAATGCATCTAACACTAATGTAACCGCGCTGTACAGTCGTTCCTCAGAGCCTGACCGTGACATTCTTCAACCACTGCGGCTGTGGATAGACAATATTAAAGTAAGCGATCGCGCTTTTGCTCACCGCTTGTGCAAATTGATTCCTGCTCAATGTCCCTTTGAGCGCGATGTCAAATTATTCGGCAAAACGCTGTTTCACATTCCACCGATGTGTAAGCTCAACCCCTTATACGAAGAAGTGGTTGGATTACGCTTTCGAGCGCTGTGCTATCTAGCTGATGATTGCAGCGAGGATATATCACAATATTGCTAA
- a CDS encoding anion transporter: MIVLEYGIYSVLGLTYLGLALGSLPGLRMNRATIALVGSAFLIALGVVTLQEAWEAIDAKTIVFLLSMMVVNANLAYAGFFPQALSVLLSFTRSPLGVLIALTFGSGILSAIFLNDTIALIFTPLTLSLTQALGLNPIPYLLAVAGATNIGSVATLSGNPQNILIGSFSGIGYLEFLQALIPVALIGLIIQIGLLWLLYPDVRSLQACDNLFTTKTRIFKPLYQKTLIITTGLLIAFVAGLPLTESALVAASLLLITRRVKPQRILKKVDWNLLVMFSGLFILTRVTQKLNLLQPFTHAINSAASLLGVTAILSNLISNVPAVLLLQPLIPKDDTHSWLLLAAGSTLAGNLTLFGSVANLIVAEAANELGYKLTFWEHLRFGAPLTVCTLFLVYLLVH; encoded by the coding sequence GTGATTGTCCTTGAATATGGAATTTATAGCGTATTAGGGTTGACTTACTTAGGGTTAGCGTTGGGTAGCTTACCTGGGTTACGGATGAACCGTGCCACGATCGCTTTAGTTGGATCTGCCTTTTTAATTGCTTTGGGTGTGGTGACTTTACAGGAAGCGTGGGAAGCAATTGATGCTAAAACCATCGTGTTTCTTTTGAGCATGATGGTAGTCAACGCTAATTTAGCCTATGCAGGATTTTTTCCCCAGGCACTGTCGGTGTTGTTGAGTTTTACCCGAAGTCCTCTAGGTGTATTAATAGCCTTAACTTTTGGCAGTGGTATCCTCTCCGCCATTTTTCTCAATGACACGATAGCGCTGATTTTTACACCATTGACATTGAGCTTGACTCAAGCTTTGGGTTTGAATCCAATTCCTTATTTACTAGCTGTTGCGGGAGCAACTAATATTGGCTCGGTGGCAACTTTGAGCGGGAATCCGCAAAATATATTGATTGGCTCGTTTTCCGGTATCGGCTATTTAGAGTTTTTACAGGCATTAATTCCAGTTGCATTGATTGGCTTGATAATTCAGATAGGATTGCTGTGGTTGCTTTATCCAGATGTGCGATCGCTTCAAGCGTGCGATAATTTATTCACCACAAAAACACGTATTTTCAAACCGCTATATCAAAAAACTTTAATCATCACCACCGGATTACTCATTGCTTTTGTTGCCGGCTTACCCTTAACAGAATCTGCCTTAGTCGCTGCTAGCTTATTGCTAATTACTCGCCGAGTCAAGCCACAGCGCATCCTCAAAAAAGTGGATTGGAATCTGTTAGTAATGTTTTCTGGACTCTTTATTTTGACAAGAGTGACGCAAAAGTTAAATTTATTGCAGCCATTTACTCATGCAATTAACTCTGCTGCTTCTTTGTTAGGGGTGACAGCTATCTTGTCTAATTTGATTTCTAATGTTCCAGCGGTACTTCTGCTGCAACCGTTAATTCCTAAAGATGATACACATTCCTGGCTGTTACTAGCAGCCGGATCAACTTTAGCTGGTAATCTAACTTTATTTGGTTCCGTTGCTAACTTAATAGTCGCAGAAGCTGCAAACGAGTTAGGTTACAAGCTCACTTTTTGGGAGCATTTGCGCTTTGGGGCGCCGCTGACTGTATGTACTTTATTTCTGGTTTATTTGTTGGTTCATTAG
- a CDS encoding ribonuclease J, which translates to MVKNEANSALKIIPLGGLHEIGKNTCVFEYDDEIILLDAGLAFPTEAMHGVNIVLPDTTYLRENRHKIKGMIVTHGHEDHIGGIAFHLKQFDIPVIYGPRLALAMLEGKLEEAGVRDRTELRTVRPRDVVRFGKSFVVEYIRNTHSIADSFTVAINTPVGVIIHTGDFKFDHTPVDGEHFDLQRLAEHGEKGVLCLMSDSTNSEVPGFTPSERSVYPNLERIFMQTPGRLFVTTFASSVHRINMTLQLAQKYNRVVAVVGRSMLNLIAHARNLGYIKCEDNLLQPLHAVRNIPEDRVLILTTGSQGEPMSAMTRIANKEHPHIRIRQGDTVVFSANPIPGNTIAVVNTIDKLMMQGANVVYGREKGIHVSGHGCQEDQKLMMALTRPKYFLPIHGEHRMLVKHSQTAQSVGIPAENMVIINNGDVIELTENSMKVAGKVPSGIELVDTSSSGMVSSKVLQERQRMASEGIVTIAAAIDWHGKLMAKPEIHLRGVVTSIERSLLQKWVQQRIEEILSVRWSEFSNPGFESEQSEMDWGGLQGMLERELQRSIRKELQCQPSVTLLMQTPDEPPVKVATDGRRRRTRTAAQVAS; encoded by the coding sequence ATGGTTAAAAACGAAGCTAACTCCGCCCTCAAAATTATTCCATTGGGCGGCTTACATGAAATTGGTAAAAATACCTGCGTTTTCGAGTATGATGACGAAATTATCCTGTTAGATGCAGGTTTGGCTTTCCCCACAGAGGCGATGCATGGAGTAAACATTGTTCTGCCGGATACAACCTATCTACGGGAAAATCGCCATAAAATAAAAGGGATGATCGTTACCCACGGTCATGAAGACCATATCGGGGGTATCGCTTTTCACCTCAAGCAATTTGACATTCCGGTGATTTATGGACCGAGACTAGCACTGGCAATGCTAGAAGGGAAATTAGAAGAAGCTGGTGTACGCGATCGCACTGAATTAAGAACAGTCAGACCCCGTGATGTCGTGCGATTTGGCAAATCATTTGTAGTCGAGTATATCCGTAATACTCATTCCATCGCCGATAGTTTTACTGTGGCAATTAACACCCCCGTAGGTGTAATTATTCACACAGGCGACTTTAAATTTGACCACACCCCAGTTGATGGTGAGCATTTTGACTTGCAACGACTAGCCGAACATGGTGAAAAAGGCGTACTTTGCCTGATGAGTGATTCAACTAACTCAGAAGTACCCGGATTTACCCCTTCAGAACGTTCAGTTTATCCCAACTTAGAGCGCATCTTCATGCAAACACCTGGGCGACTGTTCGTGACTACCTTCGCTTCTAGCGTGCATCGCATCAACATGACTTTACAGCTAGCGCAGAAGTACAACCGAGTAGTGGCGGTTGTCGGGCGTTCAATGCTGAATTTGATTGCCCATGCACGTAATCTGGGTTACATCAAGTGTGAAGATAATCTTTTACAGCCGTTACATGCTGTTCGGAATATACCAGAAGATAGAGTATTGATTTTGACTACAGGTTCTCAAGGTGAACCGATGTCAGCAATGACACGGATTGCTAACAAAGAACACCCCCACATTAGAATTCGACAAGGCGATACAGTAGTATTCTCTGCTAACCCGATTCCCGGAAATACGATCGCTGTGGTCAACACCATCGATAAGTTGATGATGCAGGGCGCAAATGTAGTTTACGGTAGAGAAAAAGGTATACACGTATCCGGTCACGGCTGTCAAGAAGACCAAAAGCTGATGATGGCGTTGACTCGACCTAAATACTTCTTGCCAATTCACGGCGAACATCGAATGCTGGTGAAGCACTCCCAGACGGCTCAAAGTGTGGGCATCCCCGCAGAAAATATGGTGATTATAAATAATGGCGATGTAATAGAATTAACAGAAAATTCTATGAAAGTTGCTGGTAAAGTGCCGTCTGGTATAGAACTTGTAGATACTTCTAGTTCTGGCATGGTCAGCTCCAAAGTATTGCAAGAACGGCAACGCATGGCTTCAGAAGGTATCGTCACCATCGCTGCGGCAATTGATTGGCATGGCAAGCTGATGGCAAAACCAGAAATTCACCTGCGCGGGGTGGTAACAAGTATAGAGCGATCGCTTTTGCAAAAGTGGGTACAACAGCGGATTGAAGAAATTCTCAGCGTGCGTTGGTCTGAATTTAGCAATCCTGGCTTTGAAAGCGAGCAATCAGAGATGGACTGGGGTGGATTGCAAGGCATGTTAGAGCGGGAATTGCAACGATCCATCAGAAAGGAATTGCAATGTCAACCATCTGTAACTTTGTTGATGCAAACTCCTGATGAACCTCCGGTGAAAGTTGCTACCGATGGCAGAAGGCGCCGGACTCGCACTGCTGCTCAAGTGGCGTCGTAG
- the dapA gene encoding 4-hydroxy-tetrahydrodipicolinate synthase, with translation MVDFGRVLTAMITPFKADGSVNYDVAAELAAHLAKNGTDTLVVCGTTGESPTLTWEEEYQLFVVVSEAVAGKAKVMAGCGSNSTKEAIAATQKAAKIGIDGSLQVVPYYNKPPQAGLKAHFQAIAQACPDLPMLLYNVPGRTGQNLSAETVAGLAEVNNIVGIKEASGNIDQASEIRRLTPKEFQIYSGDDSLTLPLLAIGAKGVVSVASHLVGNQLQQMIQAFSAGKTQVATEIHLQLFPLFKALFKTTNPIPLKKALQLQGWEVGSTRLPLCEADAEVTQKLKSVLQELNLIQAQT, from the coding sequence GTGGTAGATTTTGGTAGAGTTTTAACCGCAATGATTACGCCGTTTAAAGCAGACGGCAGTGTTAATTATGATGTAGCCGCAGAATTGGCAGCACATCTAGCGAAAAACGGTACAGATACACTGGTGGTATGCGGTACAACTGGGGAATCTCCAACTCTTACTTGGGAAGAGGAATATCAGTTGTTTGTTGTAGTGTCCGAAGCGGTGGCAGGAAAAGCAAAAGTAATGGCAGGATGTGGTTCTAATTCCACCAAAGAAGCGATCGCTGCTACTCAAAAAGCCGCTAAAATAGGAATAGATGGATCTTTACAAGTTGTACCTTATTACAACAAACCGCCGCAAGCCGGATTAAAAGCGCACTTTCAGGCGATCGCCCAAGCCTGTCCCGACCTGCCAATGTTGTTATACAATGTCCCAGGTCGTACTGGTCAAAACCTCAGTGCAGAAACAGTAGCAGGTTTAGCCGAGGTAAACAACATTGTCGGGATCAAAGAAGCTAGTGGTAATATAGACCAGGCAAGTGAAATTCGCCGCTTGACACCGAAAGAATTTCAGATTTACTCTGGAGATGATTCACTAACTTTGCCTTTGTTAGCTATCGGGGCAAAGGGAGTAGTTAGTGTGGCGAGTCATCTGGTAGGAAACCAACTACAGCAGATGATCCAAGCCTTTTCAGCGGGAAAAACTCAAGTTGCTACTGAGATTCATTTGCAACTATTTCCGTTGTTTAAAGCTTTATTTAAAACTACAAATCCCATTCCACTTAAGAAAGCTTTGCAACTTCAAGGTTGGGAGGTAGGTTCAACTCGTCTACCGCTGTGTGAAGCCGACGCAGAAGTAACTCAAAAATTAAAGTCGGTTCTTCAGGAACTTAATTTAATTCAAGCACAAACTTGA
- a CDS encoding aspartate-semialdehyde dehydrogenase, giving the protein MSKSYSVAILGATGAVGKELLQLLESRNFPIDNLKLLASARSAGQTLPFKGENLPVQAVSDDAFDNVDIVLASAGGSISKVWAPIAVAAGAVVIDNSSAFRMNPEVPLVVPEVNPQAATNHTGIIANPNCTTILMALAVYPLHQVKPVQRIIAATYQSASGAGAKAMAEVTTQTNAILQGQKPVAEVFPYPLAFNLFPHNSPLNDLGYCEEEMKMVNETRKIFGNQDIRITATCVRVPVLRAHSEAINLEFATPFSVESAREILSNSPGIKLVENWETNYFPMPIEASGQDDVLVGRIRQDISHPCGLDLWLCGDQIRKGAALNAVQIAELLVEKNILNPMASCVSS; this is encoded by the coding sequence TTGTCTAAATCCTATAGTGTAGCTATTTTAGGAGCGACTGGTGCAGTTGGCAAAGAATTACTACAATTGTTAGAAAGTCGTAATTTTCCAATTGATAATTTAAAGTTATTAGCGTCAGCTCGTAGTGCAGGGCAGACTCTACCGTTTAAAGGAGAAAATTTACCAGTACAGGCAGTAAGCGATGATGCCTTTGATAATGTAGATATTGTGCTGGCTAGCGCCGGAGGTTCGATATCCAAAGTTTGGGCACCAATTGCTGTCGCAGCGGGTGCGGTGGTAATTGATAATTCCAGCGCTTTTCGGATGAATCCAGAAGTACCTTTGGTAGTTCCAGAGGTAAATCCCCAAGCCGCAACTAACCATACTGGCATTATTGCTAACCCGAACTGCACGACAATTTTAATGGCGTTAGCAGTTTATCCATTGCATCAAGTTAAGCCTGTACAGCGCATTATCGCTGCAACTTATCAATCTGCAAGTGGCGCCGGTGCGAAAGCAATGGCAGAAGTAACAACCCAAACAAACGCCATTTTACAAGGACAAAAACCAGTTGCGGAAGTATTTCCTTACCCGTTGGCGTTTAATTTATTCCCGCATAATTCCCCATTGAATGATTTGGGATACTGCGAGGAAGAAATGAAAATGGTTAACGAAACCCGAAAAATATTTGGAAATCAAGATATAAGAATTACCGCAACTTGTGTACGGGTTCCCGTACTTCGCGCTCACTCGGAAGCAATTAATCTAGAATTTGCCACACCTTTTAGTGTGGAATCAGCGAGAGAAATTTTAAGTAATTCCCCTGGTATAAAATTGGTAGAAAATTGGGAAACAAATTATTTCCCGATGCCAATTGAAGCTAGCGGGCAAGATGACGTTTTAGTTGGGAGAATTCGTCAAGATATATCTCATCCGTGCGGATTAGATCTGTGGCTGTGTGGCGACCAAATTCGTAAAGGCGCGGCGTTAAATGCAGTGCAAATTGCGGAGTTGTTAGTAGAAAAAAATATACTCAACCCGATGGCAAGTTGCGTTTCTAGTTAA
- the tig gene encoding trigger factor: MKVTQEKLPASQIGLEIEITPEMTKQTYEKVIKNFTKDANIPGFRKGKVPRPILLQRIGTARVKAAALEEIIQDGIEKAVKQEKIQAIGQPQLRSSFEELINNYEPGKALIFSAGVDVEPEVNLVKYTEFEVKAEEVKSDPERVDTVLESQRQEMGTLIPVEGRAAQIGDVAVVDFKGVYFKGEDETAEPEAIPGGEAEDFQVELHEDKFIPGFVTGMVGMNPGETKEISAQFPDPYANEELAGKAAKFTVTLKEIKEKELPELNDDFAQEMSDFDTLAELRASLEERYEKEAATKTKANKQEALLAELLKHVEVDLPETMISQEVDQMLTQTAMRLSQQGLDVKKLFTQDIIPQLRERSRPEAIERLKRSLALIEIGKRESIEATPEEIEARVTELMQEYADQDVDPERLRAVVENELSTEKIVDWLIEHSSVELVPEGSLTPQEEASPELEAAAPEVEEQNGESTPE; the protein is encoded by the coding sequence ATGAAAGTCACCCAGGAAAAACTTCCCGCTAGCCAAATAGGGCTGGAAATCGAGATTACGCCAGAAATGACTAAGCAAACTTACGAAAAGGTCATTAAGAACTTCACTAAAGATGCTAATATTCCTGGGTTTCGCAAAGGCAAGGTGCCTCGCCCCATATTGCTACAGCGCATCGGTACAGCTAGAGTTAAGGCAGCAGCACTCGAAGAAATAATTCAAGATGGCATTGAGAAAGCGGTAAAACAAGAAAAAATTCAGGCGATCGGACAACCGCAGTTGAGATCGTCGTTTGAGGAATTGATTAATAATTATGAACCGGGCAAAGCTCTGATATTTTCCGCTGGTGTAGATGTAGAACCGGAAGTAAATCTGGTTAAGTATACCGAATTTGAAGTTAAGGCTGAGGAAGTAAAATCCGATCCAGAGCGAGTGGATACAGTCCTAGAGAGCCAACGTCAAGAAATGGGAACATTAATTCCTGTGGAAGGACGTGCGGCACAAATCGGTGATGTGGCTGTGGTGGATTTTAAAGGTGTGTACTTCAAAGGAGAAGACGAAACGGCAGAACCTGAGGCAATTCCTGGTGGTGAGGCAGAAGATTTTCAAGTAGAGTTGCACGAAGATAAGTTTATTCCCGGTTTTGTGACGGGGATGGTAGGGATGAATCCTGGGGAAACCAAAGAAATTTCCGCTCAGTTTCCCGATCCGTATGCGAACGAAGAATTAGCCGGAAAAGCCGCCAAATTCACGGTAACGCTCAAAGAAATTAAAGAAAAAGAGCTACCGGAATTAAATGATGATTTTGCTCAGGAAATGAGCGATTTTGATACTTTAGCCGAATTGCGTGCTTCTTTAGAAGAGCGATATGAAAAAGAGGCTGCTACCAAAACAAAAGCGAATAAGCAGGAAGCTTTGTTAGCAGAATTGCTTAAGCACGTAGAAGTAGACTTACCAGAAACGATGATTTCGCAAGAAGTCGACCAGATGCTGACGCAAACAGCGATGCGACTTTCTCAACAGGGGTTGGATGTTAAGAAGCTGTTTACCCAAGATATTATTCCTCAGTTGCGGGAGCGATCGCGTCCAGAAGCAATTGAACGCTTAAAGCGATCGCTTGCACTTATAGAAATCGGTAAACGCGAGTCCATCGAAGCCACACCCGAAGAAATTGAGGCAAGAGTCACAGAACTGATGCAAGAGTACGCAGATCAAGATGTTGACCCCGAAAGACTCCGCGCAGTAGTCGAAAATGAACTCTCAACCGAAAAAATCGTCGATTGGCTGATAGAACACTCATCAGTTGAACTTGTACCTGAAGGTTCTCTGACTCCTCAAGAAGAAGCATCACCGGAATTAGAAGCAGCAGCACCTGAGGTAGAGGAACAAAACGGCGAATCTACTCCAGAGTAG